A region of Peromyscus eremicus chromosome 17, PerEre_H2_v1, whole genome shotgun sequence DNA encodes the following proteins:
- the Eri1 gene encoding 3'-5' exoribonuclease 1 isoform X2 has product MLKESNSVDSYYDYICIIDFEATCEEGNPADFLHEIIEFPVVLLNIHTLEIEDTFQQYVRPEVNSHLSDFCINLTGITQDQVDRADAFPQVLKKVIEWMKSKELGTKYKYCILTDGSWDMSKFLNIQCQLSRLKYPPFAKKWINIRKSYGNFYKVPRSQTKLTIMLEKLGMDYDGRPHSGLDDSKNIARIAVRMLQDGCELRINEKMHGGQLMSVSSSLPVEGAPAPQMPHSRK; this is encoded by the exons ATGTTGAAAGAAAGCAATTCTGTGGACAGTTATTATGACTACATTTGTATTATTGACTTTGAGGCTACTTGTGAAGAGGGAAACCCAGCTGATTTTCTACATGAAATCATTGAGTTTCCTGTTGTTCTGTTGAATATACACACCTTAGAAATA GAAGATACGTTCCAGCAGTACGTGAGGCCAGAGGTTAACTCACATCTTTCAGATTTCTGCATCAATCTTACTGGAATTACTCAG GATCAGGTAGACAGAGCCGATGCTTTCCCTCAGGTCCTGAAGAAAGTAATTGAGTGGATGAAGTCAAAGGAATTGGGCACTAAGTACAAGTACTGCATATTAACAGATGG TTCCTGGGATATGAGTAAGTTCTTGAACATCCAGTGCCAGCTCAGCAGGCTCAAATACCCTCCCTTTGCTAAAAAGTGGATCAATATTCgaaagtcatatggaaactttTATAAG GTTCCTAGAAGCCAAACCAAACTGACAATAATGCTGGAAAAATTAGGAATGGATTATGATGGGCGGCCTCACAGTGGTCTTGATGACTCTAAGAATATTGCTAGAATAGCAGTTCGGATGCTTCAGGATGGATGTGAACTTCGAATCAATGAAAAAATGCATGGAGGACAGTTGATGAGTGTGTCCTCTTCCTTACCAGTAGAGGGCGCTCCAGCTCCACAGATGCCACACAGCAGAAAGTAG